From Ignavibacteria bacterium, one genomic window encodes:
- a CDS encoding deaminase: MIRPFSADGAAQPIGPYSHGVQCSGSMIFLSGQIPLRADGTMLEGTIEEQTRQIFANIRTILSSQGASLTDIVKTTVFLKNMNDFAAMNAVYAAEMGEHRPARSAVEVARLPKDAQVEIEVIACVQ; encoded by the coding sequence ATGATACGCCCCTTTTCCGCTGATGGAGCCGCTCAACCGATCGGTCCCTATTCCCATGGTGTACAGTGTTCAGGGTCGATGATCTTTCTCAGCGGTCAGATCCCACTGCGCGCAGACGGCACCATGCTTGAAGGTACGATCGAAGAACAGACACGTCAGATCTTCGCGAACATTCGCACCATCCTCTCTTCACAAGGGGCTTCCCTAACCGACATCGTGAAGACAACGGTCTTTCTGAAGAACATGAATGACTTTGCCGCGATGAATGCGGTGTATGCTGCAGAGATGGGTGAACATCGTCCGGCTCGCAGTGCCGTAGAAGTTGCACGTCTGCCAAAGGACGCACAGGTAGAGATCGAGGTCATCGCATGCGTTCAGTGA